A window of the Gossypium arboreum isolate Shixiya-1 chromosome 2, ASM2569848v2, whole genome shotgun sequence genome harbors these coding sequences:
- the LOC128284408 gene encoding uncharacterized protein LOC128284408, giving the protein MPRTNIIEVDLFDVWGIDFLGPFPLSFGHKYILVAVDYMSKWVETKAYPTNDARVVIKFLQKHVLTRFGTPRAIISDEGSHSVNKWLKWLLDKHGVKQKVATANHPQTNGQAELDSIQDTFKDVTLQVGLWESLSSALGVRTQSLQGPLTTQLGS; this is encoded by the exons atgcctcgaacaaacatcattgaggtagattTATTCGATGTTTGGGGCATTGATTTCCTCGGTCCCTTCCCTttgtcttttggtcacaagtacatcttGGTAGCTGTAGATTACATGTCTAAGTGGGTCGAGACTAAAGCTTATCCAACAAATGATGCTAGGGTTGTAATAAAGTTTTTGCAGAAACATGTGTtaacaaggtttggaaccccaagagctattATCAGCGATGAAGGGTCCCATTCTGTGAACAAGTGGCTGAAATGGTTGTTagataaacatggagtgaaacaAAAGGTCGCTACAGCTAACCATCCgcagacgaatgggcaagctgaactg gacagcatacaagacacctttaagGATGTCACActacaggttggtctttgggaaagcttgTCATCTGCCCTTGGAGTTAGAACACAAAGCTTACAGGGCCCTttgacaactcaacttggatcttaa